In one window of Acetonema longum DSM 6540 DNA:
- a CDS encoding thioesterase family protein codes for MGQEQTVKPLSVGLRGEAESKVTSELTAERFGNAGAPVYATPMLAALMEQAAIAAVSQALQPGQGTVGTRLDISHLAATPVGMSVRAVATLTEITGKKLVFAVEAYDDLEKVGQGQHERYIIQTEPFFNKIAAKGKK; via the coding sequence ATGGGGCAGGAACAAACGGTAAAACCACTAAGCGTGGGTTTACGCGGCGAAGCGGAAAGCAAAGTCACTTCCGAATTGACTGCTGAGCGATTTGGCAATGCCGGCGCCCCCGTATATGCCACTCCGATGCTGGCGGCTCTCATGGAACAGGCCGCCATCGCGGCGGTGAGCCAAGCATTGCAGCCCGGACAAGGCACTGTGGGGACCAGACTGGATATCAGCCATCTGGCTGCAACCCCGGTAGGCATGTCGGTTAGGGCTGTGGCCACTCTTACCGAAATTACCGGAAAAAAACTGGTGTTTGCGGTGGAGGCTTACGACGACCTGGAAAAAGTCGGCCAGGGACAGCATGAGCGGTATATCATCCAAACCGAACCGTTTTTCAATAAGATTGCGGCAAAAGGCAAAAAATAA
- the ftsH gene encoding ATP-dependent zinc metalloprotease FtsH, protein MNKFFRNVSFYLLIILIALWIIESYSSRTAPTQELSYTQFLQLVEDQKVERVTIEENKIEGKPKDGQAFELIVPDDPTLISTLRAKNVEIKAKRPPQPPWWTTALSSILPILLLIGVWFFIMQQTQGGGNRVMSFGKSRAKLHGEDKVKVTFSDVAGCDEAKEELVEVVEFLKHPKKFNDLGARIPKGVLLFGPPGTGKTLLARAVAGEAGVPFFSISGSDFVEMFVGVGASRVRDLFEQAKKNAPCIVFIDEIDAVGRQRGAGLGGGHDEREQTLNQLLVEMDGFGVNEGIIIIAATNRPDILDPALLRPGRFDRQITVDRPDVKGRLEILKVHAKGKPLAKEVNLDVLARRTPGFTGADLSNLVNEAALLTARRNKKRIEMSELEESVERVVAGPERKSKVISDKEKKLTAYHEAGHALVGMMLTHTDPVHKVSIIPRGRAGGYTLMLPKEDRYYATRSELLDQLKTLLGGRVAEALILGEISTGAQNDLERATELVRKMITEYGMSDTIGPITFGKRQEQVFLGRDISRDRNYSEEVAYSIDKEVRRFIEEAYNQTEEMLKTNVDKLHLIAEALLVRETLEAGQLDQLLKEGKITDKPVPENDSTANANEEPKVEDTADEQVPPNTNPDHSGSTPKIVYVSRQEDGTLWGRNKR, encoded by the coding sequence TTGAATAAATTTTTTCGCAACGTGAGTTTCTATTTGTTAATTATCCTTATCGCCCTTTGGATAATTGAGTCTTATTCCTCACGTACTGCGCCAACGCAAGAACTTAGCTATACCCAGTTTCTGCAGCTGGTGGAAGATCAGAAAGTGGAGCGGGTTACCATCGAAGAGAATAAAATTGAGGGAAAACCCAAAGACGGACAGGCGTTTGAGCTAATCGTTCCCGATGACCCAACCCTGATTAGCACGCTGCGGGCGAAAAACGTTGAGATCAAGGCGAAACGGCCGCCTCAGCCACCTTGGTGGACGACCGCTCTCTCGTCGATTCTGCCGATTCTTCTCCTGATTGGTGTTTGGTTTTTTATTATGCAGCAAACCCAGGGGGGCGGCAACCGAGTGATGTCCTTCGGTAAATCCCGGGCCAAACTTCACGGCGAGGATAAAGTCAAAGTCACTTTTTCCGATGTGGCTGGTTGTGACGAGGCTAAAGAAGAACTGGTGGAAGTCGTCGAATTCTTAAAGCATCCCAAGAAGTTTAATGATCTTGGTGCCCGCATTCCCAAGGGCGTGCTGCTGTTTGGACCTCCGGGTACAGGCAAGACGCTGCTGGCGCGGGCAGTGGCCGGCGAAGCCGGCGTACCGTTTTTTAGCATCAGCGGCTCGGATTTTGTGGAAATGTTCGTCGGGGTCGGTGCTTCCAGAGTGCGGGACCTGTTCGAGCAGGCCAAGAAAAATGCTCCTTGCATTGTGTTTATTGATGAGATTGATGCAGTTGGCCGGCAGCGCGGTGCCGGTCTCGGCGGCGGCCATGACGAACGGGAGCAGACTCTGAATCAATTGTTAGTTGAAATGGACGGCTTTGGGGTCAATGAAGGGATTATCATCATTGCCGCCACCAACCGTCCGGATATTTTAGATCCGGCCTTGCTCCGGCCCGGTCGTTTTGACCGGCAGATTACCGTAGACCGGCCGGATGTGAAAGGTCGTCTGGAAATCCTGAAAGTTCATGCCAAAGGCAAGCCCTTGGCGAAAGAAGTCAATCTGGATGTGCTGGCTCGCCGGACTCCCGGTTTTACCGGCGCCGATCTGAGCAACCTGGTGAATGAGGCGGCGCTCTTAACGGCAAGGCGCAATAAGAAACGCATCGAGATGAGCGAGCTGGAAGAATCAGTGGAACGGGTTGTTGCCGGTCCGGAACGCAAAAGCAAGGTTATCAGCGACAAGGAAAAGAAACTCACTGCTTATCATGAGGCCGGCCACGCTCTGGTGGGCATGATGCTGACCCACACTGACCCAGTGCATAAAGTGTCTATCATTCCCCGGGGGCGCGCCGGCGGCTATACCTTGATGCTGCCGAAAGAAGACCGCTATTACGCTACTCGGTCCGAACTCCTGGATCAGTTGAAAACCCTGTTAGGCGGCCGGGTGGCCGAAGCCCTGATCCTCGGTGAAATCTCCACTGGCGCTCAAAATGACCTGGAACGGGCTACTGAACTGGTGCGCAAGATGATTACCGAGTACGGGATGAGTGATACCATCGGCCCTATTACCTTCGGCAAAAGGCAGGAACAGGTATTCCTGGGACGGGATATTTCCCGGGACCGGAACTACAGTGAAGAGGTGGCCTACTCCATCGATAAGGAAGTCCGCCGCTTCATCGAGGAAGCCTATAATCAAACCGAAGAAATGCTTAAAACCAATGTGGATAAACTGCATTTGATTGCTGAAGCGCTTTTAGTGCGGGAAACACTGGAAGCCGGACAGCTTGACCAACTTCTCAAAGAAGGTAAAATTACCGACAAACCTGTGCCGGAGAACGACTCTACAGCGAATGCCAACGAGGAGCCGAAAGTTGAAGACACGGCAGACGAACAGGTACCGCCTAACACCAATCCGGATCACAGCGGCTCTACGCCCAAGATCGTCTATGTCAGCCGACAGGAGGATGGTACATTATGGGGCAGGAACAAACGGTAA
- the hpt gene encoding hypoxanthine phosphoribosyltransferase, translating to MIDDIKEVLIDAGQLAERVKELGEEITIDYAGKEILMVGVLRGAVIFMSDLARAVQVPVAIDFMAVSSYGASTSSSGVVRILKDLDEDLNGRHVLIVEDIIDSGLTLNYLVDNLKARNPASLKLCTLLNKPSRRKATVHVDYNGFTIPDYFVVGYGLDFDEKYRNLPYIGILKPAAYQK from the coding sequence ATGATCGATGATATTAAAGAAGTACTGATTGACGCCGGGCAATTGGCAGAGCGAGTGAAGGAACTGGGAGAGGAAATCACGATCGACTATGCCGGCAAAGAGATACTGATGGTTGGAGTGCTGCGGGGAGCTGTTATTTTTATGTCGGATTTGGCCAGGGCCGTTCAAGTGCCGGTGGCTATTGACTTTATGGCTGTTTCCAGCTATGGCGCCTCTACATCCTCCAGCGGGGTTGTCCGCATCTTAAAGGACCTGGATGAGGATCTGAACGGCAGGCATGTTTTAATTGTCGAAGATATTATTGACTCCGGGCTGACTCTGAATTATTTGGTAGACAACTTAAAAGCGCGCAATCCGGCCAGCCTGAAACTCTGCACTCTGCTGAATAAGCCCAGCCGCCGTAAGGCAACTGTTCATGTGGATTATAACGGCTTTACCATCCCGGATTATTTTGTTGTGGGCTATGGACTTGATTTTGACGAAAAATACCGTAATCTTCCCTATATCGGAATTTTAAAACCGGCAGCTTATCAAAAGTAA
- the tilS gene encoding tRNA lysidine(34) synthetase TilS codes for MKQQDGKQGAGMPRNNHQADVLLGQVRQYIQQHSLLQPGDRVIVGCSGGADSLALLDILHRLRDELAIEMAAAHVDHMFRGEESAADARFVADICREYGLVCYQTAIDVPAYIRTSGLSAEDAARQLRYRYLHQVASRWGGAKIATGHHADDQAETVLMHLLRGAGSQGLSGIRPLAAGIIRPLLAANRCRIEEYCRSRQLFWRTDSSNLKTDYRRNRIRLSIMPQLTDLMQADVARQICRSAEILAGESDFIRKQAEGLWPHLVQEEDDVLLLDINRFHDLHPALKRQVIRLILEKKRGLTGISFDHVEVLIQMVDCWQVGTNYILPGGLRVKKDYRQVGFGYVGQDSTKPGLTIGIAIKVPGMTSVSQLGLTVCSELHREEPAVPKTDRMNTAVFDLQALTLPVYIRTRLPGDRFTPLGMSGSKKVKDFLIDAKIPSNKRDRAPVFYDATGRIFWLGGMRTSEYGKITAATREFLHISLHDAQEDDERQ; via the coding sequence GTGAAGCAACAAGACGGGAAACAAGGGGCAGGCATGCCGCGAAATAATCACCAGGCCGACGTTTTGCTTGGACAAGTCCGCCAGTATATTCAACAGCACAGCCTGCTGCAGCCGGGAGACCGGGTGATCGTCGGCTGCTCAGGCGGAGCGGATTCGCTGGCCCTCCTGGATATCTTGCACCGGCTGCGGGATGAATTGGCAATAGAGATGGCGGCAGCCCATGTTGATCACATGTTCCGCGGTGAGGAATCCGCGGCGGATGCCCGCTTTGTAGCCGATATCTGCCGCGAATACGGCCTGGTCTGCTATCAGACCGCGATTGATGTACCGGCATATATCAGGACAAGCGGCTTGTCGGCTGAGGATGCGGCCCGTCAACTGCGCTACCGCTATTTGCATCAGGTGGCTTCTCGGTGGGGCGGCGCCAAAATCGCCACCGGTCATCATGCCGATGACCAAGCCGAGACGGTACTGATGCATTTATTGCGGGGAGCCGGCAGCCAGGGGCTGAGCGGAATACGCCCTCTGGCGGCAGGAATTATCCGTCCGCTGCTGGCCGCCAACCGCTGCCGGATTGAAGAATACTGCCGAAGCCGTCAACTTTTCTGGCGTACCGACAGTTCCAATTTAAAGACTGATTACCGGCGCAACCGGATTCGGCTGAGTATTATGCCGCAACTGACGGATTTGATGCAGGCGGATGTAGCGCGGCAGATCTGCCGCAGCGCTGAGATTTTGGCCGGTGAATCGGATTTCATCCGCAAACAGGCCGAAGGCCTTTGGCCTCACCTGGTGCAGGAAGAGGACGATGTGCTGCTTTTGGACATCAACCGTTTTCATGACCTTCATCCGGCTTTAAAGCGACAGGTAATCAGGCTCATCCTGGAAAAAAAACGCGGTTTGACAGGAATCTCCTTCGATCATGTGGAAGTACTGATTCAGATGGTCGATTGCTGGCAGGTGGGGACGAACTATATCCTGCCAGGAGGTTTACGTGTCAAAAAGGATTACCGGCAGGTTGGCTTCGGCTATGTCGGGCAGGATTCAACAAAGCCGGGATTGACAATCGGTATTGCCATCAAGGTGCCGGGAATGACGTCAGTATCACAGTTGGGACTCACAGTTTGCAGCGAGCTTCACCGGGAAGAACCGGCAGTTCCGAAAACAGATCGAATGAACACGGCAGTATTTGATCTACAGGCGTTGACCTTACCGGTATATATCCGGACCCGCCTGCCGGGAGATCGTTTTACTCCTCTTGGAATGTCCGGCAGCAAAAAAGTAAAGGATTTTCTTATTGATGCCAAAATTCCAAGCAACAAGAGAGACCGGGCGCCGGTTTTTTATGATGCTACCGGCCGGATTTTTTGGCTGGGGGGGATGCGCACTTCAGAATACGGAAAAATTACAGCCGCAACCCGCGAGTTTTTGCATATTAGTTTACACGATGCACAGGAGGATGACGAAAGACAATGA
- a CDS encoding GNAT family N-acetyltransferase: MSEVIVRSVRPEDLDRVTEIEAACFPPAEAASKQSFIARIAAFPESFLVAEINGTLIGFINGCATNNSVIYDEMFHSTQHHVPDARNLSVFGLNVMPEYRKQGIAAQLMRHFIQAARETGRQSVILTCKDRLVYYYESFGYVNNGISKSTHGGAQWFDMTLIL; encoded by the coding sequence ATGTCAGAAGTAATCGTCCGAAGCGTTCGCCCCGAAGATTTGGACCGGGTGACCGAAATCGAGGCAGCCTGTTTTCCTCCGGCTGAGGCTGCCTCAAAGCAATCATTCATAGCAAGGATCGCCGCTTTTCCCGAATCTTTCCTGGTAGCTGAAATAAACGGAACCCTGATTGGATTCATCAACGGCTGCGCCACCAATAATTCTGTGATCTATGATGAAATGTTTCACAGTACCCAGCATCATGTCCCGGACGCTAGAAACCTAAGCGTTTTCGGCCTGAATGTAATGCCGGAATACCGCAAACAGGGAATTGCAGCTCAGTTGATGCGCCATTTTATCCAGGCAGCCAGGGAGACAGGCCGTCAAAGCGTCATTCTAACCTGCAAAGACCGATTGGTGTATTACTATGAATCCTTTGGTTATGTAAATAACGGAATCTCGAAATCCACCCACGGCGGCGCTCAGTGGTTTGATATGACTCTGATTCTCTGA
- the spoIIE gene encoding stage II sporulation protein E has protein sequence MAIETTVKGTVISLPQAAEVPGINHVSVWTSLAAGIRGSLAALFHWDYVLMNLLGFLLGRVLIMNELAPFGLAYFLAMARTYRPHSPAIGLWVLAGALTAGYYIEATLYCACMILYFFLTDAYNRLYPRLRIMPLLLFFSSVAGVLIAFFWSELLPHHLLLFLFNILAGSVLTMIFIYTVPVLSPHYRRQVTQEQLVGAIILLSAAIAGIGSLEVYQYSIRNIAGSFFIMALALQGGVGTGTAIGAAVGMVIGLMDQTAAMAVALYSIAGLLAGTFNVFGKIAVALGYLGGCLIAISGFYQGDRLLTGMGEAAVASLFFLILPSYWWTALRGKAAAANPAVPQLVSGQLLQQSGEKLRNIAGMFQELAESLVSDRKQAATRVPEQELGRIIASIGDQVCKDCVQRDICWEENFYRTYQAILDLVAEAQSAKIEERRLPNYLQEVCRQKNQMLTTALMVTEPYRISSVWQKKMLENKRILAEQMKATSDIIGQLAFAIQRTPQYDRAAAAVIAEQAAIHECNLENVRVSGRYGSLLVEGTKQPCSGNQECRNVLQPLVSQVMGMNLAVESECGNKGLQRKCKLVMRTICRFAVEVGMSSVAKGHETESGDTYSVTAIGQEKVALILSDGMGSGQRAAGESRTAVQMVERLLTAGFEVDTAVRTVNSMLLLRLSGESYATMDMAVVDLYSGETEFLKVGCSASFVKRVREVFTIEAAAVPMGILQHTEIELVKYILAPGDIMVMVSDGVADAARRKNDKKDWVAHFLRLTASDNPQEIADLLLRQALEYNGKYATDDMTVLVAKLVECVPETDSL, from the coding sequence ATGGCAATAGAAACTACGGTAAAAGGAACAGTTATCAGCTTGCCTCAGGCAGCAGAGGTGCCGGGCATAAATCATGTCTCTGTGTGGACAAGCCTGGCGGCGGGAATTCGCGGCTCTTTGGCGGCTTTATTTCATTGGGATTATGTATTGATGAATCTGCTGGGGTTTTTGTTGGGACGGGTTTTGATCATGAATGAGTTGGCGCCTTTTGGCCTGGCGTATTTTCTGGCTATGGCCAGGACGTACCGTCCTCACAGTCCGGCGATTGGCTTGTGGGTATTGGCAGGGGCTTTGACTGCCGGCTATTATATTGAGGCAACACTGTACTGCGCCTGTATGATCCTGTACTTTTTCCTGACCGATGCCTATAACCGGCTATATCCAAGGCTGAGAATCATGCCGCTGCTGCTCTTTTTTAGTTCTGTCGCCGGCGTTCTGATTGCGTTTTTTTGGTCAGAGCTTTTACCGCACCACCTGTTGCTGTTCTTATTTAACATCCTGGCCGGTTCGGTCCTGACCATGATCTTTATCTACACGGTTCCGGTGCTGTCGCCTCACTATCGGCGGCAGGTGACCCAGGAACAGCTGGTAGGTGCTATTATTTTGCTGTCAGCCGCTATTGCCGGTATCGGCAGTTTGGAAGTGTATCAGTACAGTATCCGCAATATCGCCGGCAGCTTCTTTATCATGGCCTTAGCCCTCCAGGGGGGAGTAGGAACCGGGACGGCCATCGGCGCGGCGGTGGGAATGGTGATCGGCTTAATGGATCAGACGGCGGCTATGGCTGTAGCTTTGTATTCTATAGCCGGACTGCTGGCCGGTACTTTTAATGTATTTGGCAAGATTGCCGTGGCTTTGGGTTATTTGGGCGGTTGTCTCATTGCGATTTCCGGTTTTTATCAGGGGGATCGTCTGTTAACCGGCATGGGCGAAGCTGCCGTTGCTTCCCTGTTTTTTCTCATCTTGCCGTCTTATTGGTGGACGGCCCTGCGCGGCAAGGCTGCCGCTGCCAATCCGGCGGTGCCTCAGCTGGTTTCCGGCCAGCTGTTACAGCAAAGCGGCGAAAAGTTGCGCAATATTGCCGGTATGTTTCAGGAATTGGCGGAATCCCTTGTTTCTGACCGCAAACAGGCGGCAACCAGGGTGCCGGAACAGGAATTGGGGCGGATTATTGCCTCTATCGGTGATCAGGTCTGTAAAGACTGTGTACAGCGGGATATTTGCTGGGAAGAAAATTTTTACCGGACTTATCAGGCGATACTGGACTTGGTAGCTGAGGCCCAGAGTGCCAAGATTGAGGAGCGCCGCCTGCCGAATTATTTACAGGAGGTCTGCCGGCAGAAGAATCAGATGCTGACAACAGCTCTAATGGTGACTGAACCTTACCGGATCAGCAGTGTGTGGCAGAAAAAGATGCTGGAAAACAAGCGAATCCTGGCGGAACAAATGAAAGCCACCAGCGATATTATTGGCCAACTGGCCTTTGCGATCCAGCGTACTCCTCAGTATGACCGGGCAGCGGCGGCGGTGATCGCCGAACAGGCAGCTATTCACGAATGCAATCTGGAAAATGTGCGAGTGAGCGGCCGCTATGGGTCCCTGCTGGTGGAAGGAACAAAGCAGCCTTGCAGCGGCAATCAGGAATGCCGCAATGTATTGCAGCCTCTGGTATCTCAGGTGATGGGAATGAATCTGGCAGTGGAAAGCGAATGCGGCAACAAAGGGTTGCAGCGAAAATGTAAACTGGTCATGCGGACGATATGCCGCTTTGCCGTGGAAGTGGGAATGAGTTCCGTGGCCAAAGGCCATGAGACAGAGTCCGGTGATACGTATAGTGTTACAGCCATCGGTCAGGAAAAAGTCGCTCTTATACTGAGCGATGGTATGGGGAGCGGCCAGAGGGCGGCAGGGGAAAGCCGCACTGCCGTTCAAATGGTGGAGCGCCTCTTAACCGCCGGTTTTGAGGTGGATACAGCCGTTAGGACAGTCAACTCTATGCTGCTGCTGCGACTTTCCGGGGAGTCTTACGCCACTATGGATATGGCGGTAGTGGATCTGTACTCCGGGGAAACCGAATTTTTAAAAGTAGGCTGTTCCGCCAGTTTCGTCAAGCGGGTGCGGGAAGTGTTTACCATCGAAGCGGCAGCTGTCCCCATGGGTATTCTGCAGCATACGGAAATTGAGCTGGTCAAATATATTCTGGCCCCGGGCGATATTATGGTGATGGTCAGCGACGGCGTGGCCGACGCAGCCAGGCGCAAGAACGACAAGAAAGACTGGGTGGCCCATTTCCTGCGCCTGACCGCCAGCGATAATCCCCAGGAAATCGCTGATCTTCTGCTGCGTCAGGCTCTGGAATACAACGGCAAATACGCGACCGATGACATGACGGTATTAGTGGCCAAGCTGGTGGAATGCGTTCCGGAAACAGACTCCCTTTGA
- a CDS encoding S1 RNA-binding domain-containing protein produces the protein MSIEIGSVVEGVVTGITNFGAFVELPGGKVGLVHISEVADVYVRDVKDFLKEQDKVKVKVLSIDDRGKIGLSIKQLQAPRTPANEPRRQGRPNTVSFEDKLNKFLKDSDERLMDLRRNTESKRGGRGSARKAE, from the coding sequence ATGTCCATTGAAATTGGCAGTGTTGTTGAGGGAGTTGTGACAGGTATCACCAACTTCGGCGCCTTTGTAGAACTGCCGGGAGGTAAGGTCGGTCTGGTCCATATTTCTGAGGTTGCTGACGTGTATGTCCGTGACGTCAAAGATTTTCTCAAAGAACAGGACAAAGTCAAAGTCAAGGTTTTATCCATTGACGATCGTGGCAAGATTGGATTATCCATTAAGCAGCTTCAGGCTCCAAGAACACCTGCCAATGAGCCAAGAAGACAGGGTCGCCCCAACACTGTATCCTTTGAAGACAAGTTAAATAAGTTTTTAAAGGACAGCGACGAACGATTGATGGATTTACGGCGTAATACCGAGTCCAAGCGCGGTGGTAGAGGTTCTGCCCGCAAGGCTGAGTGA
- a CDS encoding FtsB family cell division protein, whose protein sequence is MRRKYRINWFNAILVAFAAYFSYLIIGQQVELFIAKRSAEVAQAQFEQARQVNRALQEEKARLSNLQYIEKLAREDLGLVKPGEIPYIPMEK, encoded by the coding sequence ATGCGTCGAAAATACAGAATTAATTGGTTCAATGCGATTTTAGTCGCCTTTGCCGCCTATTTTTCGTATTTGATTATCGGACAACAAGTCGAATTGTTTATTGCCAAGCGCTCGGCTGAAGTCGCCCAAGCGCAGTTCGAACAGGCCAGGCAGGTGAACCGGGCCCTGCAGGAAGAAAAAGCGAGGCTGTCCAATCTGCAGTATATTGAAAAGTTAGCCAGGGAAGACTTGGGGTTGGTAAAGCCGGGTGAAATCCCCTATATTCCGATGGAAAAATAA
- the yabQ gene encoding spore cortex biosynthesis protein YabQ encodes MNEQLHTFMVTVAIGAGLGILYDFYRVGKRAHRLRNLLTAAGDLLYWLVATAAVFFTLLYCNWGELRLYVFLGLASGAFLYFRFLSLYLVRGLIFIGRICRRILQYVTAIIYYFAIRPVFWIFNFVGYPFRLVHRGARRWRRSRRPPPSKS; translated from the coding sequence ATGAACGAGCAGCTGCATACCTTTATGGTGACTGTGGCCATCGGGGCAGGACTGGGAATCCTGTATGACTTTTACCGGGTGGGGAAAAGGGCGCACCGGCTGCGCAATCTACTAACCGCCGCCGGTGATTTGCTGTACTGGCTGGTTGCCACCGCAGCCGTCTTTTTTACCCTGCTGTATTGCAATTGGGGGGAATTGCGGCTTTATGTTTTTTTAGGCTTGGCAAGCGGCGCCTTCCTTTATTTTCGTTTTCTCAGTTTATATCTGGTAAGGGGTTTGATATTCATCGGAAGGATATGCCGGCGAATTCTTCAGTATGTGACCGCCATCATTTACTATTTTGCAATCAGGCCGGTATTTTGGATTTTCAATTTCGTTGGCTATCCTTTCCGGCTGGTGCATAGGGGCGCCAGGCGCTGGCGGCGTAGTCGGCGGCCACCTCCGTCTAAGTCATAA
- the yabP gene encoding sporulation protein YabP, producing the protein MPVGDKTPTPQWRHQIVMVDREEMTIDGVVNLGSFDDHEIILETEQGGLLIRGESLNIKQLNLDNGHIIVEGYVVSLSYEEEGKSKKGLLGRLLK; encoded by the coding sequence ATGCCGGTAGGCGATAAAACTCCAACTCCGCAATGGCGGCATCAGATTGTGATGGTGGATCGGGAAGAGATGACCATTGACGGCGTTGTCAATTTGGGCAGCTTTGACGATCATGAGATTATCCTGGAAACCGAGCAGGGAGGCCTCTTAATCAGGGGTGAGTCCCTTAACATTAAACAACTCAATCTTGATAATGGCCATATCATCGTGGAAGGGTATGTGGTAAGCCTTTCCTATGAAGAGGAAGGCAAATCAAAAAAAGGATTGCTGGGCAGGTTGCTGAAGTAA